TTGCCAGACCGGGTGTTCCCCAGCTACAGGTTTCTTTTAAGTCATTTTGGGGGCTCATTTCCCCCATTTCacttggacgaattttggagctttcttccactctctcaagacccccaACTCCTCCAATATTCAAGGTAAGAAATCCCCATTGTCTTGGTGTGAATCCTATCATTTCCATACTAGAACTAACTCAATACACCATGAAATCCTTAGATTTTAACAAactttcttcaagaactcaaagagGGTTTTGTAAGATTTcatccaaaaggtaatcctatacCCTTAGACTTATGTGCATGAATTTAtaatgggaatatgagtatgaattaagcatttgaacttatgggatggtgattggaagtcaTAAGTTCCCATTTTAAAttcataaccattgtagagattgaaaggtgattatttaaTGGAATTTTGGGTTTGGTGTGGATGGTTCATAAtgcatgtgatgttggaagttataaatTGTTTAAGAAttatggtgggataaattgtcgATAaaggtagttggatgaactaattctatggttaagagatgtagagatttatgcctactaggtgtttgataaattgcctaaatggcctaaattgtGGAATTTgatactaatattggtcccattggatgttgttattgtagactGAGGTTGCTTAGTGcagtggatcattgtagtatcattaaggggtgaatttaaGGTAAGTTGACTGAACTCATTCCGTAGAATCGGATTCCATGATCTCCGTATAAAATTCCAAGTATGGTTTGTCCGAGTTCTTATTCTTATTGTATCGAATTCCACGAATGATTGATGTACCAAATGTTTATCTACCCAAATGATGTTTTAACTGCATTCATCATTCAATGTTCtctcttttaaaatatttcaagTACAATTGATTTATCAACCGCGTATGAGCTCAATCCATGATTCCATTAAAATCATTATGATCTCTTTTTGCaattatttccaatgtgttttaggTTCTTATGTTCTTTTGAGTTAAAGCTATGAATTTCTCAATATTTTAAATGACTGTAAATGCTTTATGATTATCCTTGGCAATGCAAAGGAATGAAGGTATGGAACGTGAAATGCGACCATCGTACCAAGAATGAAGGTTGTGATGTGTTGCCAAAAGTGacaatgaaatgaaagatcttatgAAAGGATATGATATGAGTATATTTCTTTtatatagaaaatatttttggagtatcgttaGGTCACCGAGCAAGGCTGGGTTATAAATTCCCAagcccaaaactacacgtgccggtgtaggagtgattgacaGATAAATTCCCATGATGATATTATTTGAGTTGATAGCTAGGACAGACCATGTCGACCCACATGACAtcgtggtgagatggcttagccgatcagaAGGAGATCGGTCCCCATGCCATAAGCATGGTGGTGGTGTTGTGTTTCTCTGTCcgcccgcacacattggggtgggACAGCTTAGCCGATTGGGCGGAGATCGGTCCTCATGCCATAAGCATGGTGGTGTGTTAGTAacaaagatctcccaacctaaaattttaatatttacttGAAGACTTGCCTTGTTCTTAACTTGgcattttgatattatttgagtttttttttattgatttcatgtttctcTTCTTTTATGTTAGTACTCTATtccatgagagggtatttagctttacacgctagtactattccatatgtactaacgtcccttttgcccgaggtgctgcatctttaatagatgcaggtggttccacatcagGCGACATTGATCCTTGATAGCAACTTACCTTGTACTCAGtggattttggtgagccctattctacATCAGGGCCTTATGTCATTTGATTTTCTACATTgtatttttgaggtatagccagggtcTTGTCATTTACATCTCCATACTATTCTCATGTccacttagaggctccgtagacatgttaCGGGTTGTGTTTTGATTTGGGAGACAAACTAATGATGTTGTGGTTGTTGGACATATTTCCACTTTTAAGAACTATGAACTTGTAATCTTTTGGTAAATATTAATGAAGTTCCTACGAGTAATGAAACTTGATACTTTATATTCTATCCTCTCACGTTTATCTCCTATTACTCATCCTCAATAtgttcatgggtaaggttgggtagaaggcatcaagtaggcttgcttgacctggatatctcggttgagcgccggtcgcgcttctcaAGGTTGTGGCGTGACAAGAGTtaccaacaggtgtagacacatgcACAAGAGTATCGAGAGAACCACAATGAGTATCCAAATAaggagcaaagtatgatgacacataagaataaatagatcctggatcaaacaaAACGGAAACATCTTTATGACAAACCGAAACCATACTTGTGATCACAGCATTGGAGGTAATCGCCTGGGGTCTCTATGGAAAAGCATAGCAACAGGACTGGCCACCACTAACTTGACTAGCACCAATATGACCTCCCTCTTTAGGTCATTCTCTCACTAcgtgacctccacctctagttgtccGAGTAGGGGGTGATGCAACTGGTGTCTGAACAATGGACTGAGAACCCCGATGAGCTATGCCTTAGATAAGTCTGGGGAAATACTTCCTCACATGCCcaagctctccacactcatagcaacttgGAGCTGAATAAGGATGTTGAGACTGATACTatccctggggacctgaatacccactagaggtACCCTGCATCCACGGAGCACGATATGAGCTTGCTAGAAGAGCACTGAAGGATGACGGAACTGGAGAACTGAAAGATGAACGAGACACCACACCACGGGCCCCGTGCTGCACATACTGTTTGGCCTTCTAGGAGGGCCCCTACTAATCTTCCCTTtacctccagatgaggtaccACAAAAACCAATGGAATGATGAGGCCTCTAGTCCCTTGTCATGACCTCTCTACCTTGGCTACGAATACGCTCGTTCCTCCGAGGTATATCTACTACCTGCTGcaaagaagtccccatctctgaATCTCGAGCCATAGTAACCCTGATGCCATAAGACAGACCCTTAATAAACCTCCTCGCTTTTTATGCCTCGGTGGGTATCATGACAGCTCCACGACGAGATAACTCAGTGAATCTCGCCTCATACTCAATCACTAACATATGACCTGCTGAAGGTGCTCGATATGGCTCTTCAACTCCTCCCTCGTGGTGAGTGGAATATACCTCTAAGAGGAGTTGAACCAGTTGACCTACCCAGCTCATATGTCTACCACCATCTCCTAGATGCTCCCccaactggaaagtagtgaaatctaCATTGTTGGAATCTATCAAGCCCACATTGCATAACATCTGATGGCACCTGTCTAGAAAGTCCTGGGTATCCTCTGAAGCACTACCCTCAAAGTGTGGAGGAAACAATCTCTGAAACCTCTCTAACCTCTTCTGCTCATCAATAGACATGGCAAGTATGGTCTCAGATCTAGCTGCTACAATAGACATCTCTATAGTATGAGACACATAGGTATGAGCTCCctctcctgcctgagatgtggctagaTCCACTAGGACCATCCCGGTCTGTGTCAAAGCATCAATGAAACTGACCATCTTGGCCATAGCCTCCAGGACATGGGTGCATCAATGAAACCCTCCGGTTTCTGAGTGTGCACTGGAGCCTCAATATGCTCGTCCATGATCTTCTCCTCCACCTACTCCAAAGGTGGGTCCGCATCAACTGCCTTGCCTTGGCACGGGCCCTGGTGGATGCCCCACCACTACCTGTTGTAGTACGACCTCTAGTAGGGGCCTTGGCCCTACCCTGACCCGTGCCTCTCTCAGTCTTAACCGGTGGTGCTGCTCCTGTATCCTTTCATGTTCCAGAAATACGAGctctcaccatctacgagagaataaaatagatggattttgattcaagtcaaaatcaacgcacaatgaggaatcaagaaagggaagtttcatctcaaagataagtacaaatgtctccataccgatccacaagactctacaagGATTGCTTGTGACATGTGAGAACCCTTAGAATGTATTGCTctaataccaccttgtcatgacaCAAAATCCCACCAAAGGCCGTCATGGATCCAAACCCGCTTTCTAGGCAAGCGAACACAACAACAAACAAAATTCTAAAGCTGATAAATCAACATTAGCAAAATATGGGGTCTAAACACGACAACAACTACCACATCGCCCAAAACCTAGCTACATATATACGCTCGCCACCTCAATTATACGTGGACTCTAAATCATGTATCAAATATCAATCACGTCACCTATGGGGAAAATTCCCTCGCACGAGGataaacaagagacttacctcctccCGACAACCTCAAATCAAGCAAAAATCACCTAACCGTCCGAATTTAACTCCAAATGACCAAAATCTAGTAAACAACAACTCAATTACATCCACTAAACCCATAGGAAACAACCCCAAATAATAGAGTTTCGATCTTTATACTACTACGCAAAACACACAAATTCTGAACACCCATTTCAATACGAGTCCAGATATTCAAGTTTCATCCAAAACCAACACCAAATCGAGGATCACATCTCCATTTATCACTTTACAAAAGTTTTCCCAAAACCCccatgtcacgccccgaccttggggagcacgACCGACATTCAACCGAGATATcacagtcaagcaagcctactcgatgccttctacccgaccttacccatgaataaagtgaagatgAATATCATGAATTGGACAATAAAAGGATGACATGTACGACACAAATTTTgctaccattagttacttcattacaaattcccaaaatacattacacattcgtagttttagaagtggaaacatatTTTACAAGTACAACATTTCAAGTTTGACTTAcccaaaacaaaataaaaaccacactatgtctacagagcctctaattgATATAAAAGAGTAATATTATGTTGCCgccaacaaggccccgactatacctcgaAACACTATTCATAAGGAACAAAAAACATAagaccccgatatgaagtggggctcaccaagttcgctgagaagagggtgtaccgctatcactcaTCAATGCtgcctactgtggaaccacctgcatccattaaagatgcagcacccccggcaaaagagacgttaatacatatggaatagtactagtatgtaagactaaacaccctctcaaacAATATTAAAGCTTCAAGTTAAGAGAGAGATAAAATTTCAAGTAAGTatcaatatttttaagttgggagatctttagtaccaatacaccaccgtgtttttagcacggagtccgatctcggtccgattggctaagccatctcaccccaaGATATacaatcacaacaccaccatgtgcgtggcatggcgtccgatctcggctaagccgtctcaccacaatgtcgtatgGGTCGACATCACCttccgctagcaatcatctcatcccaattaaggggaataatctcaacacatcaatctcgtcccatttaaggggaataatctcaacacatcaatctcatcccatgtAAGGGGAATAATCTCCACACATCaatacggggatttacccctcaatcactcctacaccgttccgtgtagtttcggggttaggttatttcaacctacccttcctcggtgactaacgatactcccaaaacatttattGTATAAAGGATTTAAAAGTCATTTCATAATCCTTCACacatcctttcatttcattggcgctaTTGGTCACAAGTGtaattttcattcttggcacgatggccacattttatatctcTAACtcccttctttcactttcaagcatcatcataggttatcaacaaAAATGGCatttgaaatcaagactttaagtatGTATATGAGCAATTGGAGTCTTGAGCACATTGAGTATTGCTTTAAAATTAGGTCTAATAAACTTGAAATTGAAACATGATTTTAAATCATAACATTTTGATATAATGGTCATACTTGAATACATTCCTAATGAgtacaaaacacacacttaaattatgcttgctaatcaaatatagtatagtataatatcgtatctacaaggattagatttaaatagtattctcgttaTTTATATCTTGATttctatccaagataatcaacaattgagatttatatgatttctaactaaaattaactaagagtctaaagctattgactaatgacaatcgaaacaaggaatgaGCAAAGAAAGTTATCAGTGGGCGAaaatagggtgttgataggataggtgcaagataattgtttgggatctaactctagataattcacttctaatgttcaagtgagtctctcgaattcacttgattatttgttcaaacgtttagtagaaactcctctcttgattaagtctcaacctcgcgagatgaaccaatttaagctctgtgaagatgtgcaagaatgcgtagtggattggtctttaggagaacctctctcgattatcctcctaactaggtttaatcaatgattcaactagcctcttttgattactaagaagaactaatgaactcaaccaacaatataatgcaaagatatcacaagttatgcctttcTCGATTACAtcaacaagtgaatatagatgcaataattaaatcatccaaaaacaattcaatacataaaactagagttataatctacaaacaatcttcaatacaccaaatccatcaaaccctaaaaggAGCTACCCCATAatcatggagaaattcatcacaaatataattaaagtataggaaaaaatagattcgatccaaactcgggtcttgagtgaggaaggaatgatgaaatccttgtgcttgtgttcttccaactcctccttagcttcctcgggtcaaaattatgtcaaaagtcctgaaaataacgtttttccatgtatttataccaagtagggtcggggcCAGACGAAACCttcctttcctagccgaaataaaAAAACTTGCAAGCTTATTACTTTTCATGCGTCGCACTATGCTACGTAGGGTGCGTAGCATTAGTGCAATTTTTTGGGttgtaaactctctgaacttagctTGTTTGACAAAATTTTGTACTAATGCTACGCACTATGCCTagcattagtgtatttttctgTTAGACCAAAAAATTACAAGTCTCTGAACTTCTCAAATTTCTGACGCACATTTGCACCGATGCGTCGCACAGTGCTACACATGGTGCGTCTCATTAGCGCATTTTCTCAGAGTGTTGCTTCTTCCTTGAGTTTTGACATCCagagtgatcctcgacccccgaacatgatctCGGCTTAATCCCTTTGGCTTTTACTCACACTTCAAAACTCCAATTATTTgatttagctccacaacatctacataacttgGAATCATTCCTACatggcataaaatacacaataagtgcaaaatactaccaattaagcgactaaaacacgagattatagcctaacatcaacacctcacacttaaaccattgcacgtcctcgagaaatcaaactacacttcatatagacacaacctttttaaacaactctcctaactcatcacaccaagaataattaaaacagattaagcactctaacgtaacatcctcgcctcaagatttgactcaaaagcaccacggaattttcacaacccgctcacttactctaacatagaggtcaacgactttacctttccttcatgaatcaagtgcccccACACAACAATAAAGAGTTGTTCCACAcgcaataaaatttaagaacaatcaggaactcaagatagaaagaattcacttactctcagaaataacattcatatgccacaaaagacgtaccataggcttgcctgtagtgtactactctactaattgtaaggccccataaaatttttcctaaaaacccggattccGTTATGACGAAGTAGGCGTAGAAATTCTTCActtatgaacttgtcgcctatgaattttgtataagttgttcagttaatgtaaaggtgtttcttttgattatatgttgtttacataaGGCCACGGTTGGTAttattatgagttatgttagaTCTACATCGTTAGATTGTGTACATGTTTTTAGGATGTGATTATGGGGctttctgacaggtggataggcccagttacaaaggaaactctggcaaaatttttggaaatttggggagttagttaaatttggggctaCTGGTGTGGGGTATGAAAacaactgagttgcataaggtgctaatagtggaccctgatcctcattcgaggaagaGTGATCTTAAGTGCGGGAGGATGTAATGCCCCATAAAAcatttcctaaaaacccggattccgtgatgccgaagtagcagttcagactttttggattgaacattGCGCTGGGGAGttcaaggaaaatgttgggcagaagtaggcatttctacggtccgctctgcgatcgcagaaccactctgcgaaCTGGAGAATGGACGTAGAGTGGAGCAGTCTTTTGGGCTATTTTTAATGTCAGTTTTGctgcccattatgcgaccgcataaccatttcgtgggccgcactcttgtcgcatatcccgctttggtatttttcggagggaggttctacggTGCACTATGAAACCGCAGAACcattctgtggtgcattatgtgaccgtagAACCGGTTTGTGGGCTATATAGTGACCGCAAACCTAGTCAGTTCCTTTTCGATTTTGGCACCCAAATTTGACGGTCATTTCACGGACAACATAATCATTATGCGATcccatatgcgaccgcagaacctgttccagagcttcatttttggggtttttaaacccgaccctatttagTTAAAACATGTAGCATAGttcattttgagcacatttctgatattCTAGAGTGAGATAGAGAGTTCTTAGAGTTAGGGAGCAACATTCagcctattatccatcaattcttgctcaatcattgaggattaacaaaggaaatattcaccctaaaggtaagaatctatgtcccagctcttaatttcgaaattttacaaaaatGGGTTAAATAAGGAGACAAATATTAGGTGTGGGGTTttttatcttgcatgcatatgttatcaaagaatgtgggaaggttgtgagctaaaaaggtagagaatgggttggggaaagatggaatcctccataaaaggaccttgaaaccttaatgaacacctagtgtttgataaaatgctcaaatgagctagaaccatgatcatcctccttatttttgattcaatttgttatatttctaaaatagattgaagttgctaataattcctgaacattttagagtttgagaaggcTCTATTGAGGTATgatggctaaactcttctttaagaattggaaccccaatatccttgtaagttccaaaatatttattacaagttgagtattccgaataagttttatGACAAAAGGTATATGtttaattcgtgtttcaaatgttGTTATcttattgtattataaattgaggatgtgttccaaactaggGATTGTGTATCTACGTATTATGATTCTAAGTCATGATTTATGTGTGAAACTCTTATACCAAATTGTGTAGAGActgtgattggggttacacctccacccgcatatattggggtgggGTGGAAGAGTtgcttgtgtatgattttggtattgttgttgcactaCCACCCACATatacatattggggtgaggcggcatggccgctttatgtaggtattggtatcattgtgtttacacctccacccacatatattggggtgaggaggcGGGGTCGCTTGTGTggaaatgggtattgtgtttacacctccacccgcatatattagggtgaggtggTGGGGACGCTTGTCTGTAAATGGGTATTGTTCTTACACCTCCACATgcatatatttgggtgaggcggcggggcagctttgtgtgaaaatggttacagaggtcctcatcttaaattctataaatgttaataaCCGCccttgataagcttgctttggtttaaacgactatctatgctattctattgtcgccctggttcatcatatttatattgtatttccgAATTCtttaattggtgtttggttttcatactagtactattcgacatgtactaacgtcccttttgccgggggcgctacatctttaatggatgcaggtggttccacaacggaGGATATcgaccagtgatagcggtgctcattcttcccagctgacttggtgagccccatctcattccgggggtgtgcatcttttgtttcgtatgtgttatcgtATTATGAGGTATAGTCGGAGCCTTGTTGCTGACACTattattgtactctttggtattttagaGGCCCCGTAGACATaagtgtgggttatgtattggtgctgggaaagtcaaactatgttTTATTACTTATTCTATTTAAGACCTTAAAATGATGGAagtattggtaatgaattggtattgtagacatgaacatcttattgtctaattaatgaagatgtgtatcctatttattcatggatgagttttggtagaaggaaatctaataggcttgctcggccgggttcactcggttgagcgccgatcgcgctccccgattttggggtgtgaaactaattgagctcattcaatcaaggatcacgttggactttaattggttgtaatgtagaatgcgggacgggtaggatacatttagatataagagtgactacacctccctaagcactttaatatataATTACTCGTTCAAAACCCcgcacttatgtcaaaccataactccaccttcacatcaatatacatcaacTCCTACTCCTTTAAGCataaatacatcaagagttaccactatcaaggaatagttttcacaacaatacaactattttcctttttcttttcttattcaattcaagtgactcttactttttcaaaacaatgcaccttccttctatttcaatagttccactcaaaagccaaaccaacaccccacacttaaacttttaaaaagttcataacaaattcaagtgctcatgagaggtaaaaAGGTTTAAAtaaatggttaattcaaacaaatggcaAGGAtagtaatgtggttgccaaagaaacaggattacaggctcaaaggggttaactaagatacataataattcggtgggtaaaatatatatatggctcaacaaagaaacgcctatatcacttccaagactgaataaaacaaCTATTTCGCTTTACaaacacacgaggcaagttctaAACATCAactgcaatgcacagaatacccAAACCTCACTCACACATGGCAcgtaactcactcaggattggactatcaagacactctagtcaaagtagttaagcaaagttaagatcatacaatttaaggaacttatacaagagtcaaaaactgagcctaagtgtcacaactaaagcacttactattctcaaggcataataaagttaagagatgtTGCCTTCAATTAAAATCAcaacacaaggtttcctactcctaaaaaaataaaactaactacaccaggttcaaacaaaactcttggaaaagaactgcggcataaagaaaaaccaacgaagaattattacactacctacaaacgaaaatctttttgtcttttttctttcgactttaatcccccAAGAAACttgtcgatgatatccatcgtcgggaaaaatcaaaaaatttaaaagttttataattttttataaaaaccaagggggaattattactcTACCtacaaatgaaaatatttttgtcttttatctttcgactttaatccctcaagaaatctATTGATGATATCCATCGttaaaaatcaaaatttttaaaattttaatggttctttttccaaatatttatttttatctctactatttacaactaacaaaaagaaaactaatatacatacatacaaatatcccccacccaacactttaagttgtggcatgtccccatgacacataattaaaaaagcatgaggtaaaggaaacttccctgaacattTAGTCAGGgactgagtcgaagtcgggctccattcctcacGCCCGAACTAATACATACATCCATGCAGATAGCTTCTTCTTAGactttttggggtacaccccacacttatctttctcgcttACTGCAGCTttctctttcgagcccttcactttccactcaacacttgcagctggttttcctttttgcacccccttttctacatccatcttgaaaatcacagtctcctcacccactctaagcatgagttttctcgcATATATATCTAATATCACTCTGCtcgtcgctaagaatggtcttcctaggatgagagGGACCTCCTTATTTttctccatattcaccactataaaattcacaggaaatacaaatttatccacccgaactaacacatcttccactatcccctcggatATTAAAGTCGTTTTGTCTACCAGCTGCAACGATATTGGttcagaccttatctctccaatctccttctccagtttcttGTAAATAGATAAAggtattaaattaattgaggcaccagaatcacataaggacttatcaaaattaatagttcctaaagagcaaggtatagtaaaactccctggatctccacacttttgtgggagtttattttgcaatatcacACTGCAGTGCTCTGTGAGcctgaccactgaggtctcctctactttcctcttcttcgtaaggatctctttcaagaatttagcataagaagacatttgtgagagcacttctgtgaatggtaagtttacatgaacctgttttagcacatccagaaatctctcaaattgcttgtcgagcttttctctacatagcttttgagggaaaggtagcgcaggcatatgcttgctctcatcatgttcctcccttatcattttttcttccttcttttttttctcagctttcattgggcctttcttcttcttgtcgTCATCACTTTTCAGTTGCTCCCCAATTTCATTTTCAAGTTTCACATCATTTTGGATCAAGGTGgggtctttcaacacttgcccacttctcaaggttacaacattcactgtttctttgggatttctttcagtatcagctggGAGAGTTCCTAGAACatctcagataatattgttgcaatttTTCCCACTTGCTTCTCTAAATTTCGAATTGCTGCCCCTTCTACTTCAAATCTTTCATAAGTTTTCacaatgaaggccttcatgagatcttctagaccaggttgattgggctgttgaggctgaaactgctgCCTCGACTAATTCATAAAACCAGAAGCTCCTTCTCCTTTAAATCCggggttgttttgttgccatgcatttgcggtaccccaggtgaactccatgaaaaccgGGTTGTTTCTGACCCATTACATTAAAATTGTAATTTTCCAcatcattcacttcctcagttgaggcttgacactcatgagtagggtgtcctcttccacatatatcacaaactgcatgaggctcactttgtatcaTGGCTAAGGCAGCTTTCGTATTTCTTTAGACATAGCATCAAACTGTACATACACAGATatattagcatcaacttggtgaacaccagttgatcttcttcttttagcactctcagagggccactgattagcatcttcagataactcatcaagaattgtaactatctcctctatAGTCTTTTTCATCAAtgggcctccaactgcattgctcaatgttctatgtgaggccggtgtcaatccatcccaaaagtcctagagttgcatccagagttcaattccgctatgttgacactttcgaactatctccttaaatctctcccatgcttcaaaaatagtttcagtctctttctggcagaagttatggatttctctt
This sequence is a window from Nicotiana tomentosiformis chromosome 5, ASM39032v3, whole genome shotgun sequence. Protein-coding genes within it:
- the LOC138892394 gene encoding uncharacterized protein, which gives rise to MSSYAKFLKEILTKKRKVEETSVVRLTEHCSVILQNKLPQKCGDPGSFTIPCSLGTINFDKSLCDSGASINLIPLSIYKKLEKEIGEIRSEPISLQLVDKTTLISEGIVEDVLVRVDKFVFPVNFIVVNMEKNKEVPLILGRPFLATSRVILDIYARKLMLRVGEETVIFKMDVEKGVQKGKPAASVEWKVKGSKEKAAVSEKDKCGVYPKKSKKKLSAWMYVLVRA